A region from the Microcebus murinus isolate Inina chromosome 27, M.murinus_Inina_mat1.0, whole genome shotgun sequence genome encodes:
- the DAND5 gene encoding DAN domain family member 5, with protein sequence MPLGWLAALLSLLSGVPLPRGSGGPGFQPWAAANETPALDRGAPAPQVPAPALGSWKAFLGLQKTRRQETDALQRRQEVATALSLPLDPQEATQETCKAVPFIQVLSRPGCTAARVRNHLCFGRCSSLYVPSSVAAPAPTVLCSRCGPSRRRRAPVLLWCRSGSPAAGRRVKISAELVEGCRCGPEA encoded by the exons ATGCCCCTTGGCTGGCTAGCCGCTCTCCTGAGCCTGCTTAGTGGGGTCCCGCTGCCCAGGGGCTCCGGGGGGCCTGGATTCCAGCCCTGGGCTGCAGCCAATGAGACCCCGGCTCTGGACCGAGGGGCCCCGGCCCCCCAGGTGCCGGCCCCTGCCCTTGGCAGCTGGAAGGCCTTCTTGGGGCTGCAGAAAACCAGGCGGCAGGAGACAGACGCCCTGCAGCGCAGGCAGGAGGTGGCCACTGCCCTGTCTCTGCCGCTGGACCCGCAGGAAGCCACCCAGGAGACGTGTAAGGCTGTGCCCTTCATTCAG GTCCTCTCCCGACCAGGCTGCACGGCCGCCCGCGTCCGCAACCACCTGTGCTTCGGCCGCTGCTCCTCCCTGTACGTCCCCAGCTCGGTCGCCGCGCCCGCGCCCACAGTCCTCTGCAGCCGCTGTGGGCCCTCCCGCCGGCGCCGGGCCCCCGTGCTCCTGTGGTGTCGCAGCGGCAGCCCGGCCGCCGGGCGGCGGGTGAAGATCTCCGCGGAGCTGGTCGAGGGGTGCCGGTGCGGCCCGGAGGCCTGA
- the GADD45GIP1 gene encoding large ribosomal subunit protein mL64 encodes MAAPARPARGLLRLAAALRPGPRGYRAPPPPRRSPGPWWPDPEDMLTPRWQRGPRYAAKQFGRHGDASGVAPGSLWPSREQLRELEAEEREWHPSLAAMQESLRAKQLAEEQKRRDREQRIAESMAKMPQMIENWRQQQRERWEKAQADKERRARLQAEAQERLGYHVDTRSARFQELLQDLEKQQRKRLKEEKQRKKKEARAAAMEAAAAQEATEAQDPAASGAPSS; translated from the exons ATGGCGGCGCCCGCGAGGCCAGCGCGCGGCCTGCTCCGGCTGGCGGCGGCCCTGCGCCCGGGCCCCCGCGGCTACCGggcgccgccgcccccgcgccgcTCGCCGGGGCCCTGGTGGCCAGACCCGGAGGACATGCTGACTCCGCGCTGGCAGCGGGGGCCGCGCTACGCGGCCAAGCAGTTCGGGCGTCACGGCGACGCCTCCGGGGTGGCCCCCGGTTCGCTGTGGCCGTCGCGGGAGCAGCTGCGCGAGCTGGAGGCCGAGGAGCGCGAGTGGCACCCGAGCCTGGCGGCCATGCAGGAGTCGCTGCGAGCGAAGCAGCTGGCCGAGGAACAGAAGCGTCGGGACAG GGAGCAGCGCATTGCAGAGAGCATGGCCAAGATGCCACAGATGATTGAGAACTGGCGGCAGCAGCAGCGGGAGCGCTGGGAGAAGGCGCAGGCGGACAAGGAGAGGAGGGCCCGGCTGCAGGCTGAGGCCCAGGAGCGCCTGGGCTACCACGTGGACACAAGGAGCGCCCGCTTCCAGGAGCTGTTACAGGACCTAGAGAAGCAGCAACGCAAGCGCCtcaaggaggaaaaacaaagaaagaagaaggaggcAAGAGCTGCTGCGATGGAAGCTGCTGCGGCCCAGGAAGCCACTGAGGCCCAGGACCCAGCAGCCTCTGGGGCACCCAGCTCCTGA
- the RAD23A gene encoding UV excision repair protein RAD23 homolog A isoform X1, with translation MAVTITLKTLQQQTFKIRMEPDETVKVLKEKIEAEKGRDAFPVAGQKLIYAGKILSDDVPIRDYRIDEKNFVVVMVTKAKAGQGTSAPPEASPTATLETSTSFPPAPASGMSHPSPTAREDKSPSEESAPTTSPESVSGSVPSSGSSGREEDAASTLVTGSEYETMLTEIMSMGYERERVVAALRASYNNPHRAVEYLLTGIPGSPEPEHASVQESQVSEQPATEAAGENPLEFLRDQPQFQNMRQVIQQNPALLPALLQQLGQENPQLLQQISRHQEQFIQMLNEPPGELADVSDVEGEVGAIGEEAPQMNYIQVTPQEKEAIERLKALGFPESLVIQAYFACEKNENLAANFLLSQNFDDE, from the exons ATGGCCGTCACCATCACGCTCAAAACGCTGCAGCAGCAGACCTTCAAGATCCGCATGGAGCCTGACGAGACG GTGAAGGTGTTAAAGGAGAAGATAGAAGCTGAGAAGGGTCGTGATGCTTTCCCTGTGGCTGGACAGAAGCTCATCTATGCCGGCAAGATCCTTAGCGATGATGTCCCCATTAGGGACTATCGCATCGATGAGAAGAACTTTGTGGTTGTCATGGTGACCAAG GCCAAAGCTGGCCAGGGTACCTCAGCACCCCCAGAGGCTTCACCAACTGCTACCTTGGAGACCTCCACTTCCTTCCCGCCGGCCCCTGCCTCAGGCATGTCCCATCCCTCACCTACCGCAAGAGAGGACAAGAGTCCATCAGAGGAATCAGCTCCTACGACGTCCCCAGAGTCTGTGTCAGG CTCTGTTCCCTCTTCAGGTAGCAGCGGGCGAGAGGAAGACGCGGCCTCCACGCTAG TGACTGGCTCAGAGTATGAGACGATGCTGACGGAGATCATGTCCATGGGCTACGAGCGGGAGCGGGTCGTGGCCGCCCTGAGAGCCAGCTACAACAACCCCCACCGAGCCGTGGAGTACCTACTCACG GGAATTCCTGGAAGCCCCGAGCCAGAACACGCTTCTGTCCAGGAGAGCCAGGTGTCCGAGCAGCCGGCTACAGAAGCAG CAGGAGAGAACCCCCTGGAGTTCCTGCGTGACCAGCCTCAGTTCCAGAACATGCGGCAAGTGATCCAGCAGAACCCGGCGCTGCTGCCTGCTCTGCTCCAGCAGCTGGGCCAGGAGAACCCTCAGCTTTTGCAG CAAATTAGCCGGCACCAGGAGCAGTTCATCCAGATGCTGAATGAACCCCCCGGGGAGCTGGCGGACGTCTCAGACGTGGAGGGTGAGGTGGGCGCCATAGGCGAGGAGGCTCCACAGATGAACTACATCCAGGTGACGCCGCAGGAGAAAGAAGCTATAGAGAGG TTGAAGGCCCTGGGCTTCCCGGAGAGCCTGGTGATCCAGGCCTACTTCGCGTGTGAAAAAAACGAGAACTTGGCTGCCAACTTTCTCCTGAGTCAGAACTTTGATGATGAGTGA
- the RAD23A gene encoding UV excision repair protein RAD23 homolog A isoform X2 has protein sequence MAVTITLKTLQQQTFKIRMEPDETVKVLKEKIEAEKGRDAFPVAGQKLIYAGKILSDDVPIRDYRIDEKNFVVVMVTKAKAGQGTSAPPEASPTATLETSTSFPPAPASGMSHPSPTAREDKSPSEESAPTTSPESVSGSVPSSGSSGREEDAASTLVTGSEYETMLTEIMSMGYERERVVAALRASYNNPHRAVEYLLTGIPGSPEPEHASVQESQVSEQPATEAGENPLEFLRDQPQFQNMRQVIQQNPALLPALLQQLGQENPQLLQQISRHQEQFIQMLNEPPGELADVSDVEGEVGAIGEEAPQMNYIQVTPQEKEAIERLKALGFPESLVIQAYFACEKNENLAANFLLSQNFDDE, from the exons ATGGCCGTCACCATCACGCTCAAAACGCTGCAGCAGCAGACCTTCAAGATCCGCATGGAGCCTGACGAGACG GTGAAGGTGTTAAAGGAGAAGATAGAAGCTGAGAAGGGTCGTGATGCTTTCCCTGTGGCTGGACAGAAGCTCATCTATGCCGGCAAGATCCTTAGCGATGATGTCCCCATTAGGGACTATCGCATCGATGAGAAGAACTTTGTGGTTGTCATGGTGACCAAG GCCAAAGCTGGCCAGGGTACCTCAGCACCCCCAGAGGCTTCACCAACTGCTACCTTGGAGACCTCCACTTCCTTCCCGCCGGCCCCTGCCTCAGGCATGTCCCATCCCTCACCTACCGCAAGAGAGGACAAGAGTCCATCAGAGGAATCAGCTCCTACGACGTCCCCAGAGTCTGTGTCAGG CTCTGTTCCCTCTTCAGGTAGCAGCGGGCGAGAGGAAGACGCGGCCTCCACGCTAG TGACTGGCTCAGAGTATGAGACGATGCTGACGGAGATCATGTCCATGGGCTACGAGCGGGAGCGGGTCGTGGCCGCCCTGAGAGCCAGCTACAACAACCCCCACCGAGCCGTGGAGTACCTACTCACG GGAATTCCTGGAAGCCCCGAGCCAGAACACGCTTCTGTCCAGGAGAGCCAGGTGTCCGAGCAGCCGGCTACAGAAGCAG GAGAGAACCCCCTGGAGTTCCTGCGTGACCAGCCTCAGTTCCAGAACATGCGGCAAGTGATCCAGCAGAACCCGGCGCTGCTGCCTGCTCTGCTCCAGCAGCTGGGCCAGGAGAACCCTCAGCTTTTGCAG CAAATTAGCCGGCACCAGGAGCAGTTCATCCAGATGCTGAATGAACCCCCCGGGGAGCTGGCGGACGTCTCAGACGTGGAGGGTGAGGTGGGCGCCATAGGCGAGGAGGCTCCACAGATGAACTACATCCAGGTGACGCCGCAGGAGAAAGAAGCTATAGAGAGG TTGAAGGCCCTGGGCTTCCCGGAGAGCCTGGTGATCCAGGCCTACTTCGCGTGTGAAAAAAACGAGAACTTGGCTGCCAACTTTCTCCTGAGTCAGAACTTTGATGATGAGTGA
- the CALR gene encoding calreticulin, which produces MLLSVPLLLGLLGLAAAKPSVYFKEQFLDGDSWTHRWIESKHKSDFGKFVLNSGKFYGDQEKDKGLQTSQDARFYALSARFEPFSNKGQTLVVQFTVKHEQNIDCGGGYVKLFPDGLDQTDMHGDSEYNIMFGPDICGPGTKKVHVIFNYKGKNVLINKDIRCKDDEFTHLYTLIVRPDNTYVVKIDNSQVESGSLEDDWDFLPPKKIKDPDASKPEDWDERAKIDDPTDSKPEDWDKPEHIPDPDAKKPEDWDEEMDGEWEPPVIQNPEYKGEWKPRQIDNPDYKGTWIHPEIDNPEYSPDDNIYAYDSFAVLGLDLWQVKSGTIFDNFLITNDEAYAEEFGNETWGVTKAAEKQMKDKQDEEQRLKEEEEDKKRKEEEEAEDKEDDEDKDEDEEDEDDKEDDEDEDALGQAKDEL; this is translated from the exons ATGCTGCTATCCGTGCCGCTGCTGCTCGGCCTCCTCGGCCTGGCCGCCGCCAAGCCCTCAGTCTATTTCAAGGAGCAGTTTTTGGACGGAG ATTCGTGGACCCACCGCTGGATTGAATCCAAACACAAGTCAGATTTTGGCAAATTCGTCCTCAATTCTGGCAAGTTCTACGGTGACCAGGAGAAAGATAAAG GGTTGCAGACTAGCCAGGATGCCCGCTTTTACGCTCTGTCGGCCAGATTTGAACCCTTCAGCAACAAGGGCCAGACGCTGGTGGTGCAGTTCACTGTGAAACACGAGCAGAACATCGACTGTGGGGGCGGTTACGTGAAACTGTTTCCGGATGGTTTGGACCAGACGGACATGCACGGAGATTCGGAATACAACATCATGTTTG GCCCCGACATCTGTGGCCCTGGCACCAAGAAGGTTCATGTCATCTTCAACTACAAGGGCAAGAACGTGTTGATCAACAAGGACATCCGTTGCAAG GACGATGAGTTTACACACCTGTACACGCTGATCGTGCGGCCAGACAACACGTATGTGGTGAAGATCGATAACAGCCAGGTGGAGTCCGGCTCCTTGGAGGACGATTGGGACTTCCTGCCACCCAAGAAGATAAAGGATCCTGATGCTTCCAAACCGGAAGACTGGGATGAGCGGGCCAAGATCGATGACCCCACAGACTCTAAGCCCGAG GACTGGGACAAACCTGAGCACATTCCTGACCCCGATGCTAAGAAGCCTGAGGACTGGGATGAAGAGATGGATGGAGAATGGGAGCCACCAGTCATTCAGAACCCCGAGTACAAG GGCGAGTGGAAGCCCCGGCAGATCGACAACCCAGATTACAAGGGCACTTGGATCCACCCAGAAATCGACAACCCTGAGTACTCCCCTGATGACAACATTTACGCCTATGACAGTTTTGCTGTGCTGGGCCTCGATCTCTGGCAG GTCAAGTCTGGCACCATCTTTGACAACTTCCTCATCACCAACGACGAGGCATATGCCGAGGAGTTTGGCAACGAGACATGGGGTGTCACAAAG GCAGCAGAGAAGCAAATGAAGGACAAACAGGACGAGGAGCAGAGGctcaaagaggaggaggaggacaaaaagcgcaaggaggaagaggaggccgaGGACAAGGAAGACGATGAGGACAAAGACGAGGATGAAGAAGATGAAGACGACAAGGAAGACGACGAAGATGAAGACGCCCTCGGCCAGGCCAAGGACGAGCTGTAG